AAAtcagtgaatcaccaccacccaGCTTCACAAATCAACACCCAGCCACCGGCGCCACGCCAAAGCATCCTTCACGAATCGTCTCCGACACGAATCGCTGGACAGAACTCTCCAGCCTTCCTTCACGATTCCTTCACGAATCGTCTCCGACACGGCGACACTTGCGAGTtgcgatctctctctctctcgggcaATTTTCCCTCACAGACAGAACTCTCAATCTAGCACTGAGTCTGAGTCTCACTCTCACCCaaattaggtaattaatttaTGCCGTTAGCACTGAGTCTGagtctcactctctctctagttTTACTGACCCTTCAAAGTTTTCCAGTGACTTCCCGATTTTTAAGATTTTTAAGACGCTTTTTTATGCcagtttttgtttttccatGTTTTATAGGAAATATAAGCATTACTGGAGGGGACACGATTGACTAGAGGTCCGCCAAAGCAACTACGAAGTGAGACAAACAAAGGTAAAAAACAGCAGATATAACTACAACCTAGAAATCCCCACAAAGTGCAGAGACCAACCAGTCCAacctgaaaactaaaaaactgaaaaatccaGATTATACCAAGGGGAAAATCCGTAAAAGTTTTAGACATAAGGTGCTTTCTAGTTTCTACTAAGATGTTAGATTTTGAAAGGAATAATTAGAGAGCCTAGGGTAGCAGATAAATTATGGTTTGACCGTTTGAGGGCTTTTGGCTTGTTGTCAGAGTAGAATAATTACGAAACAAGACTGTTCGTATAAATATTCttgtatttattgtttgtatggGATGATGAATCCGTCCTTTGGAGATTACATTTCTTTGGATCAACTTATATCTACGAACTACTATATTTCTTGTGGTACATCACTTGTCCAGCCTGTGGTCTTGTTTCTGTTTCTACTGTGCATGGTATACCTTGTTTCAGTGACTAATAAGTGGTTCACTTGATTACCAATcactaataaacaaaaattcttgTGCTTTTTAATCTCCAAATACCAGCACGAGTGGAAGGTATATTTCATTGATATCATAATGGGGTCAAACATAAATAGTAAGACCGTTTCCACAACTTTTGTGGGTTATTTGTTGTTATTGTAACTTTTACCTTGTGTCAATTTGTGGATTGTCTGTTGTAACTTTTTACATGGATGATGAATCTATGATCTATCCATTTGGAGTTTATATTCTTTTGGATCAACTTATACATTTGGAGTTAATAACTTATACATTTCTGAATCTGAAATAGATTTAATCTGTGCAGCAGCGTCGACCTCAGACTCGTCACAAGGTTCTTCACATAAATCAGCTCTCACGCTTCTGTAAACGGTGTAGTGCCCACTTCCAGCTCTTCCAAAGTGCTCCACAATGGCAACAAGACGGTAGAGGCAAGTACTTGAAGGAACCACTTTGCAACTCTCAGTCAACTGCAATAGGTATGCACACATTAATAATCAACCTAAAAGCTTTTACTCATCAAACGCCACAAAAAAgatctaaaaaatgaaaaacaaatacaagttTTAGATGCAAAAAATGTTCTTTTATAAGGAAAAGCAAAcacaaattattttcaaatcaATCTATATACAAGTACAAGTTGTATGATGTCACTGTTATCTATGTGGATGGAAATGTAATgtgttgtttttatttgttaaacTGAACCCGGTAATATCATGCACTGCTGACTGTGTTGAGGTGTATTTTTTCCAACTTGCAGGACAGATAGTGCCCTGAAGTTTGGTTGGTTTTTCATGTTCTATATGGTATGTACTGATACTGTATCTATTTGACTTATTATGCTTGACTTACCAATCTGATTTTAATGAGTTTTCCTGTGGCAGCTCCACATTGGATTTTGTATTCTTGCGGCGATAGCTCCTCCAATTGTCTTTAATGGGAAATCATTGACGTAAGTTCTtacattcttttttgtttcttgtttcttgcatttaatattatttacttGTGGTGATAGCTCCTCCAATTGTCTTAGTAAGTGTTTTGATGCTGTGTAACTGAACCAATATATTTTCCTCCTATTATTTTCGACAAATgtgtccttttttttattttttccatttttcttcttatatATAGGGGAATTCTTTCGGCAATTGATGTTTTTAAGTAAATGAacgtaaaatttatatattttcatcTAGAGAAAATTACATGACTGAGGAAATGTGGGGAAATTAATTAAGTATAGTTTTAGATTAACTATGTCAATTTTCTATGTTGAATGCTCAGATTTTtgaaccatttattttatttattgattggaatttggatatATGCTGAACTGTGGTTGTGATATATTAATGTGCATCAACATCAAGGGGAAGGGCTCAACCATCAACATCATGGGGAAGAGTACAAGTACCAACAAGAAGGGAGCAACCACAAGTATCAACAAGATCAAGGGGACGAAGGGGCCGAAGAGGCCAACAATATTTATAGACTTTAAGCTTTGCTTTTTagcttttgggtttgtttatttattttaaaaccttggcttgtaactattatttttgcttttgagtttgttactttatttattttaaaaccttggcttgtaagttgtaactattatttttggttttgggtttggtacataatttatttttattgcatgcatgatgcatgtgTAGTGGGCAAATTGAAACTTTGTTATTATTGAAACTTTGTGCACAAATGGGTAGTGGGTAGAtagattgaaacttaattttagcccaaaaacataatatgtcaaattttagcccaaaaacataatatgtcaaattttagtccaaaagcccaaaaacatttcgggattcccgatttgtcccgaaatcccgaaattattttgggattcccgaaaattgggatttccgaaaatttggtttgggattggtattgaatttgggattcccaaaaatttcggtttgggaatcgggacaagggtttcggtatgggatcccataccgaaccacccctacatATAAGGACCTCTTCCCTCCGCTTCCTTTACTCTCTCACTGTAGGCTCTTCTCATCTGCAAATCCACTTCGCTACCTCATATCGATCGATTCGTCTCCCTCCTCAGTTCTTCGGAATCCATGGCGAAAGAACCAGCTCGCGTCCTTGTCACTGGAGCCGCAGGTACTGTATGGAATCCATAATCTCACCGTTTCTTCGATTTTTAAGTTAGTCCTGGTCGATCTTCTAGATCTACGATCTTGTTCTTGCTTGTTAGCTTGTAAGTTTATATGATTGATGCACCGTTTAGATCTGTACATGAttaatcttatatatatatatacacacgtatgtatatgtatgtatgtgtatatgtgGGGGGGTGTGTATGCATGTGCTAGGACTGAGAGTGAGAGGATCGACGAAGCAGTAATTAGATCGATGTTTTGAAATGATATGGAATGTGATTTGTTGAAGTGGCGATCCGATTTGGATGAGTTGtgaatttggatgattttcgAGTGAGGGATGTGTGAAATTGTTTATACTGTGGATTTGAAGGACAAATTGGATATGCGCTTGTGCCAATGATCGCAAGGGGAATCATGCTCGGAGTGGATCAGCCAGTGATTCTGCACTTGCTCGATATTCCACCAGCTGCTGAGGCTTTGAATGGTGTCAAGATGGAGTTGGTGGATGCCGCTTTCCCTCTGCTTAAAGGTAAATATTGAATAGAAATAGTCGACTGATTTGTTATCTGTATATGGAACTGTGTTTTTATGTGTGTATGTTGTGGCGGAGTTTGATGTAATTGGTACTTGTTGTGTATTGTATCAGGTGTTGTTGCTACAACTGATGTTATAGAGGCCTGCACTGGAGTCAACATCGCCGTGATGGTGGGTGGCTTCCCAAGGAAAGAAGGCATGGAAAGGAAAGACGTCATGACAAAGAACGTTTCCATCTACAAATCCCAAGCTTCTGCACTGGAGAAGCATGCCGCTCCCAACTGCAAGGTAAAAAAGTATTTAAATGTAACAAAAATTATTGGGtagtttgttgattttattaGGCATATGTTACTTGGTAATGATATGGATTTGTGCACGATTCAGATACACAACTCTATTTTCATGCAGATGGCTGATTTCGTCATGTTGTTTCAACGGTGTTATGCTATCTTCTCCGTTTTCTTATTTAAATTATGTAGCTGGTTCCACAGATGCAAGTTTAATAATATACTATGTTTTGCATAAGGGGTTTGATCAACCCCCTTGGAAACCAAATagcttttttttagttttcaatcaCCTTCATCATTTAGGATCGGATCTAATTGATCGCATAAGAAGTTTTGCTTTTCTATACAACAAGAACACTTGTTGCAGTTAGAAACTCAAATTGAGTTGACATTACAATCTCCCTTTCCTATTTTGCAGGTTTTGGTTGTTGCTAATCCCGCAAACACCAATGCATTGATCTTGAAGGAATTTGCACCATCAATTCCTGAGAAAAACATCACTTGTCTGACTAGACTAGATCATAACAGGGCTTTGGGCCAGGTCTCAGAGAGATTGAATGTTCAAGTTTCCGATGTTAAGAATGTTATCATCTGGGGAAACCATTCATCATCTCAGTATCCTGATGTCAACCATGCAACTGTCAAGACACCATCTGGAGAGAAATGTGTCCGTGAGCTTGTTGCTGATGATGCATGGTACAAGATTTGATCTAGGTTTAAAACTCACTTTAGTCTTATTATTAGGTTTACTTACAATGAAGCACTTGTTTTTTTGAAGGTTGAATGGAGAATTCATTTCCACTGTTCAACAACGTGGTGCTGCAATCATCAAGGCCCGTAAGCTGTCAAGTGCATTATCTGCTGCAAGTTCTGCCTGTGATCACATTCGTGATTGGGTACTTGGAACCCCAGAGGTACCTATGGTTCTGTTTGATTTTCAGTTATAACAAGTCATAGGGATCTATTATAtgcttattatttatttgaccATACATTCAGGGCACTTGGGTTTCCATGGGTGTCTACTCAGACGGCTCGTACAATGTACCTTCGGGTCTTATTTTTTCATTCCCAGTCACTTGCCAAAATGGAGAGTGGAAGATTGTTCAAGGTAAGATCTGCAGTCTCTGCATTACTTGACAATTTAATTTGATTGTGACTATTCGGAgttctaataattttttttcttgtttacaTTTGTATAGGACTCTCTATTGACGAGTTTTCGAGGAAGAAGTTGGATGCAACTGCAGATGAGCTTAGTGAGGAGAAAGCTTTGGCATACTCTTGCCTCTCTTAGATGCTCTCGTCCATTCCTTTGTGGGGTTGTAAGTTTGGCCTCCTTGCAATGTGTGAAAAACGGAAGTAGCTGAAGTTTTGAATAATGCCATTGTTAAGATAGAGAAATCTGTTAATGATGCATAAGCTGCTTTTGTGGGTCTTACAGTTGTTGAGCCCATTATTATATTCGGACGCTTTgacagttttttcttttttagttgcATATTTGAACGTCAATGGAATCGAGACGTAAAATAATCCATATCTGCCTTGATTCTAATTTGTTGTCGCTTGTGGTTATGTTCATTTCCTAGACTTTCGTTGGTGTTCTTACAAGTGAATGGAGGACGGCAATAAGGACAGACAAACCTGGATTAGccttgtgtgtttgttttgttgtgttttGGCTTGTCTTTTCGAGATGTCCCTTCCTTCTTGTTGCTTTGCTGCAGCTCTCCTACTTCTCCATTTTTGTTTTATCATTTGTCTTAATTTAGCGAAACGATAAACATCGGAACTACAAAGTTCGATGGAATCAAATTCAGCTTGGTATATACTATGTTTTTCTGAAGTAACTTCAGGCTTTACTGCAACCTAGTTACAAACTAATTTTCTTCTTGTGGTGGCAATAGTGTTTGCCTGTCGTTTGTTTTGTGTCGAAGAGTCATGTCTATGGACGCTAGGGGTCTGTTGTATTAGGGGTAATATTGTAAAGGACAAAACTTAATATTGTCAAGTTTTGTTATTTCAGTTGTATTTGTGTATTTGGTTAGTTAGGTGAGCCTTCAATATAAGTGTGTATCTTGTGTATAAATACCTTAGTGTGTAATCTTATTGATTACGAAATGAAAATGCACTTTCCAATATGGTATACACCGCCATTGCCTAACAACCTTTACTATCCTCTTCGCTTCCTGCTCACCGACCTTTGAAAATTCTTCAAACCCTAGCCTGCAACAATGGCAGCTGCTCCCTCTCTCCTCTATTTCTACCTCTCAAGTTCATCTTGAGCTCTCTTAAGTCACCAATCTGTGCCCTAATTCTTTTGCACCACCATCGATTTCTTCAGTCACGATCAACAACATTGGATCAATGGTTCCGATTAAGCTTACCACCACAAATTACCTCACCTGGAGTGCTTTATTTGCTACGATCTTCCACTGTTACATCACCATTGGAATCATCGACGGCTCTGTGACTGCTCTTCCCAAATTTCTTCGCGATTCATTAGGAAATTGTACTTCAACACTTAATCTTGAATTTGTGATTTGGTATGAGAATGATCAAAACATTTTGATCTGGCTTAAACTCCACTCTCTCTTATTCTCTGATTACATACATTGTTGGTGTTAATTCTGCTTGGGAACTCTAGTCTAAGCTTGAATCTAGACTTGCGACGGCTTCATAGTCTCACATTCACGAGCTTCGTTCTCGTCTTCGCAACATCACCAATGGCGAATCAACTGTTGTGATCTATCTCCAGCAAATCGAAAAAATTGTTGACGCTCTTGCCAACGCTGGTGCTCCTGTTGATGATTCAAAACTCATCTCAGTTACCTTGCACAAATTGCCTCCTAAATACGATTCTTTTGTTGATGCGGTTCAATTCCGTCTCGGATCCACAAATCTTGATGAACTTCATGGTCATCTGCTCAGTAAGGAAGTTGAACTCAACAATAGCAAGAAATCCTCCTCTGCTCCAATTTAAGCCTTACATTCATCTGCTGGTATTCTCCCTATACCAACAGATTCTCCAAATTCTCAGGCCTATGTTGCTTAGAATGCATCCTATTTCAACTCCAATCAAGGCCGTGGTGTGGATTGCAAATTCTCAAACCTTAGAAATTCACATAATCATTGAATTTCCACAATTTCAGgaacaacaacaataatcaGAGGAATATCTCTCGCAACAATAATCAAAGGTACAATAATCATGGTTTAATACTAATTTCAACTACTCTGGCAGAAGAAATCCATGTCAAATTTGTCAGCAGTATGATCATGTGGCTATTGACTGTCCTTATCGCATGAATCCTATGGCAGCAAGAATTCTCAGTCTGCTTCCTGTGCTACAACATCATCCACTGCTCCATCTTGGATTCTTGACTCTAGTGCGAGTTCTCACATGACCAACTCATATGCTCATTTGCAGAATCCTGAGTGTTATAGTGGTCCTGAGCAAGTGTACATTGGACATGGCAAAGGTTTGCCCATTCTTCACTCTGGTTCTTCTACTATTCCTACTTCTACACATTGTTTTAATCTTAagaatgttttacatgttcctgCATTAAAACAAGATTTGCTCTCTGCAAACAAATTCATTCTTGACAATTGGTGCTCAATTCACCTATATCCTTTTCACTTTATTGTGAATGATCTTTCTTTGGAGAAGATTCTTTTTAAAGGCTCTATTAAAGATGGCTTTTATCCATTTCACACATCTTCCTCCATTGCTGGTACTCAACATGCTCTTACTACAACATCTAAAACCTCTCAAGATGTATGGCAACAACGTTTAGGCCATCATTCCTTCAAAATCTTAAATAAAATTGTCTCTCAATCATGTATTTCTGTTTCTAATCGATTGAATAAGTCCCTTGTGTTCAAGTTGTGCTTTGTAAAAATGTTCCAAATTGTCTTTCACTTTAGTACCTTGTAATACAAGCAAACCATTAGAGCTAGTGCACACTAATGTTTGGGGACTAGCACTCTTATTCTCTGTAAATGGGTTCAGATATTACATAATATTTGTGGATGATTACACCATGTActgtttgttttttccttttcaatacAAGTCTAATGTGCTTCATACTTTTATTACATTCAAGTCAATGGTTGAAAATCTATTAAATGCCAAGATTGTTGCGCTTCGATCTGACTCTGATGGAGAATTTATTAGCACTAAGTTCTCTCAATTCTTGAAATATCATGGCATATCTCATCAACTCAATTGTCCTCATACTCCAGAGCAGAATGGTTGTGCTGAAAGGAAGCACCGACATCTGGCAGGAACTGCAAGAACTCTCTTTGCAACTTCTAAGGTTCCTCATGAATACTAGGTAGATGCTTTCTCAACAGTTGTTTATTTGATCAATCGCATGCCTGCTGCTATAAAATGTTATCTTTGGGAATCTCTCTTTCACAGATCACTAGATTATTCCACACTAAAGGTTTTTGCCTACGGATGTTTTCCTTGGGTAAAGCCACATGTCTCTTCCAAGCTTGATCCCAAGAGTCAATCTTGTGTGTTTTTGAGATACAGTCTGCAACACAAAGGTTACAAATGCTTGGATTTCACTACAAGGAACATCTATCTCTCAAGACATGTTATATTTGATGAGGTTTATCTCCTATTTCATCACATACAACTCATTTCAGCATCCTCcatagttacacatgttcaatCCTCCATGAATTCCATTTCTACATCCCTAACTTTCAATACCTTTTCCCCTGCACCAATGCATCCAAATCCTGCGCTCACTCCTGTCTCTAATCCTACACCTGCAGTTCATACTGCTATTAACCCTACAACACATTCTGCAACCAACCCTCCAACTAATCCTAACCTTCACCCTATGCAAATCAAATCCAAATCTGGAATTTTCAAACCTAAAGGTTttacaacaactaaacattctaTCCTATCTCATATATCTTAAGGTTATATCCCTTCTACTTATCTCTAAGCCTCAAAACACCCTCAATGAAGACAAGCTATGCAGGAGGAATTGAATGTTGTTCTCAGTACTTGTACTCGGTCCTTGGTTCCATACACATCTTCAAATAATTTGGTGGGATGCAAATAGGTTTTCAAGATAAAAAGAAAGTCTGATGGTTGTATGGACAGTTACAAAGTCAGATTGGTTACAAAGGTTCCATCAACAACATGGCTTGGACTACACAGAAACTTTTAGTCCAGTTGCCAAACCAGTTACAATCAAGTTACTTTTCACTATGGTAGCGAAGTTCAATTGGTTTTTGAATCAATTAGATATGAGCAATGATTTCTGCATGATAATATCTCAGAATATGTGCTCAAGGTCCAACCTCTTGGTTTTAAGGAACCTACTAAACTCAATCATATGTGTAAACTACATAAGTCCTTATATGGCTTAAAATAAGCTCCTTGAGCTTGGTATGAAAAGTTACACAAAGCTTTATCTTTTCATGGTTTTATTGGTTCACAGAATGATCActctttatttttcaaaaagtcTCTCGCCTTAGTGTTTGTTTTGGTGTATGTGGATAACATTCTTGTCACTGGTCCAAATTCTCAAGCCTGCAAGGATACTATATCTCAACTCAGTGCATTTTTTTCTATCAAGAATTTGGGTCCTCTCCATTATTTCCTTGGCATTGAAGTAAAAAGGTCTTCTTATGGGATATTCATTTCCCAAATGAAATATATCTTGGATCTTTTCAAGAAAGCATGCATGTATGGTGCAAAACCATGTACTACCCTTTTCAACACTTCCTATCTGGATCACAACTCTCCCTTTCTACAGGATCCTACATAATACAGGTCTTTAGTTGGTGGTTTGTAGTACTTAACTTGGTCTAGGCCAAACTTATCATTTGCAGTtaatttggtttgtcaattCATGTAACAACCCAGAGAATCACACTTTCATGTAGTTAAAAGATTCTCAGGCACCTCAAGGGTACTCTTGATCTTGGTCTTTGGTTTCCCAAGTGTTCAAAGCCTCTCAACATCAATGCTTTCTCCAATGCAGATTAGGCAGGTTGTCATACGGATAGAAGATCCACTTGAggttttttgtatatttttgggAGACTCTATCATTAGCAGGAGTGCCAAGAAACAACCAATAGTGGCATGCTCATCTACTGAAGTTGAGTACAGGTTTTTAGCTAACATTTATGCTAAAATTACTTAGATTTGCAAGTTTTTAACTGATGTTGGGTTAATTCTACCTTGTCCTCCAAAGCTTTGGTGTGATAACATATCTGCTAACTCCTTAGCAAAGAACCCAATTTTTCATACCTGGACCAAACATGTGGAAATCGATTACCACTACATTCGAGAGAAAGTTCTTTCTAAGGAAGTCTCTGTTCATTTTGTTTGCACTCAAAATCAAACTGCAAACATTTGTACTAAAGCTTTGTCAAAAGCCAGATTTCTTCTTCTAAGAGACAAACTTTCACTCAGATTACCTCATTTTAGTTTGAGGGAGGGTATTAGGGGTAATATTGTAAATAACAAAATGTAACAATGTTAAGTTTCGTTATTTCAGTTTTATTTGTGTATTTGGTTAGTTAGGTGAGCTGTCAATATAGAATCTGGAAACTTCCTCTATAAGCTTTCCAATTGTATTtctgaattaatttgtttttacactgtgaagacatatatatatagccttTGGCTATTTACAAAGATACCCCTTAACTACCTACCTTATAACAGTTCTAACTAATCACAAACATTAGCACAGCTAATTACATTTAGAGATAACAGACTATTTTACAGTAACTGAAATGGGTGACTTGTCATTTTCCCtaatacaccccctcaagctagaAGGGGAATCAGAACAGATTCCAATGGGAAGCTTGGAGCACAGGAACTGAAATCGACTTTTGGATAAAGACTTGGTGTGAAGATCAGCTAATTGGTCTGCATTGCAAACATACTGAACTTTGAGAAGATTAGCTAGAACCAATTCGCGAATATAGTGGTAATCAATCTCAACATGCTTTGTACgagcatgaaaaacaggattagaTGCGAGGGAGATGGCTGAGATGTTGTCACACCAAAGTGTAGGTAGTGTAGGGATAGGGAAGTGAAGATCTCTGAGGATTTTGCAAACCCAAGTAAGTTCAGTAGCTGTATGAGCTAAGGAGCGATATTCAACCTCTGTAGATGACCGTGCAACAGTACTTTGTTTCTTAGCACTCCAGCTAATGAGATTGGAGCCTAAGAACACACAATAGCCACTGGTAGATCTTCTATCAAAAGTGCagccagcccaatcagcatcagagTATGCTGAAAGATGGGTTGATCCCTTGGTGAACCATAAACCATGGGAAATAGAACCATTAAGAAATCGAAGAACTCGTTTAGCTGCCTGAAGATTTTGTTCCCTGGGAGCATGCATGAATTGGCAGATCTGGTTGACAGCAAAAGCGAGATCCGGTCTAGTCCAAGTAAGGTATTGTAATCCCCCAACAATAGAACGATATTCAGTGGGGTTGGACAAGAGAGGCCCACTGTTATCTAATTTTGTGGAACTAAGGGGTGTGCAGCACGGTTTGGCACCCTCCATGTGTGTTTTCTTAAGAAGATCAATTAAGTACTTGGATTGATGAACAAAAATGCCATGGGAGGATCTGTGTACTTCTAAGCCCAAGAAGTAGTGTAAAGGACCAAGATCCTTTACTGGAAACTAAGAACTGAGTTGGGTGATAAACTGTTGACAGATTTGGGAGTGAGGACCGGTTACTagaatgtcatcaacatacacaAGAACAATAACCAAATGAGGACCATGAAGAACAAACAATGAGGCATCGGATGAAGATTGTTGAAACCCAAGAGAATGAAGAGCTtgaaaaagtttatcaaaccaaGCTCGAGGAGCTTGTTTTAGtccatatagggatttcttcaACTTACAAACTGAAGTAGGAGAATTGGGATCAACAAACCCGGGAGGTTGTTGCATGTAGACATCCTCCTTTAAGTCaccatgaagaaaggcattgCTTATATCCAATTGATTGAGAAACCAGTTATGTTGGACAGCAAGACTGAGTAAGATCTGAATGGTAACTGGCTTGGCAACTGGACTAAAAGTCTCTTGGAagtcaataccttcttgttgatGAAAACCCTTTGCCACTAGTCTGGCCTTAAATCTGTCAATGGTGCCATCAGCCTTTTTCTTAACTCGAAACACCCATTTACATCCAACTATATTTTGGGAAGGATGAGAGGGGACAATGGACCAAGTACCAGTAGAGATCAATGCATTATACTCATCTTGCATTGCAGCTCGCCAATGAGCATGCTTAGAAGCTTGCAGGTATGTACTAGGAACATAATCAGTGTCAACAGGAAGAGGATGCTTAGTTGCTGCATAGGCATGAGGGAGAGATTTATAAATGCCAGCCTTGGATCTTGTGATCATTGGATGAGAAttaagaggaagaggaggaggattgGACTGACTTAAGGGTAAGGTGGAGGATTCAGAAACAAAGTCAGAACTGGAAGCAGCATGGACTGAAATGGGTTGAGAAGAAGAATGAGGGGGAGAATCGGAGGCAGAAGGAGAAACAGGTGAAGAAGATGGTGCACAGCTAGTAGAGAGATGGGGAATATATTTCTCAAAATAAAGATCCAAAGAGGAAGAGCTTGCTGGTGAGGATGGGTTGGGACAGAAACAGGGAGGCTGCAGGGATTGAAATGGATAAGAACTTTCATCAAAGACAACATGTCTGGAGATGTAAATTCGAGTGGTGAGGGGATCAAGACATCGATAGCCTTTGTGTTGAAGGCTATATCCGAGAAAAATACAACTTTTGCTCTTGGCATCTAATTTGCTGTGAACATATGGTTGGAGCCAAGGGAAGCATTGGCAACCAAACACTTTAAGTTTAGAGTAATCTGGGGGTTGCTTGAATAATAATTCCCATGGTGATGAGGAAATACCAGAGATGGGAAGCCGATTAATAAGATAGATGGCAGTggagaaggcttcaacccaaaataCATGAGGAACATGAGAAGCAACTAGCAAAGTACGAGCTGTCTCAACAAGATGCCTGTGCTTTCTCTCAGCACAACTATTCTGTTCAGGGGTACGTGGACAGCTAAATTGGTGAAAAATGCCATGTGTACTGAGAAAAGAAGCAAAAGAGGTACTGATGAATTCACCCCCTGAATCTGAGCGcaaaactttgattttatttccaAGTAAATTTTCTACATAAGATTTGAAGACAACAAATGTAGAAAAAACATCTGACTTGGACTTCAAAGGAAAAAACCAGCTATATTTGCTAAAGTCATCAACAATGAGCAAATAGTACTTGAAACCACTGTTTGAGATAACAGACGCTGGACCCCACAGATCACAGTGTAGAAGTTGAAGACTGTGAGTTGTTGTTGAAGAAGAAATTCCAAAAGGAAGCTTATGATTCTTGGCAAGAGCACAATCTGAGCAGAAGAAATCAATAGTAGACTTGCCTTGTAAGGACAGTTTATTAGTAGAAATTACCCTTCTGAAAATAGAGGAGGATGGATGACCCAAGCGTCGGTGCCAAACTTTGACAGGAGCCTTGACACTGAGCAGAGCTGAGGGAGAAGAAAGTGAAGAAGAGCTGG
This Pyrus communis chromosome 6, drPyrComm1.1, whole genome shotgun sequence DNA region includes the following protein-coding sequences:
- the LOC137736429 gene encoding malate dehydrogenase, yielding MAKEPARVLVTGAAGQIGYALVPMIARGIMLGVDQPVILHLLDIPPAAEALNGVKMELVDAAFPLLKGVVATTDVIEACTGVNIAVMVGGFPRKEGMERKDVMTKNVSIYKSQASALEKHAAPNCKVLVVANPANTNALILKEFAPSIPEKNITCLTRLDHNRALGQVSERLNVQVSDVKNVIIWGNHSSSQYPDVNHATVKTPSGEKCVRELVADDAWLNGEFISTVQQRGAAIIKARKLSSALSAASSACDHIRDWVLGTPEGTWVSMGVYSDGSYNVPSGLIFSFPVTCQNGEWKIVQGLSIDEFSRKKLDATADELSEEKALAYSCLS